A stretch of the Bacillus licheniformis DSM 13 = ATCC 14580 genome encodes the following:
- a CDS encoding toxic anion resistance protein, with the protein MANPNETSIVNISKEEEITVEKAEDIRAKLRQEPDVQALARQIDVKNQVELLEFGKEPALEISKFSDRILSMMRTNSVTDSGAMLTQLGKIMDRFDKNDFEEQKGLLSKLFKRGNSMIEKIFKKYQTLGGEIEKINVEISKYKDEMTKSTVTLDEMYESNLKYYVELEKYVVAGQMKIEELQRLIPEYEAKAASGNQMAQMELDTLRNGIQALEERVYDLDMARMVAIQTAPQIRLLQRGNTKLIGKINSAFIITIPIFKNGIIQAVTAKRQKLVADSMSELDRRTNEMLKRNAENISSQSVEIARMSGRPSIDIETIEQSWNTIVKGMQETKQIEDENKRLREEGAKRILELQDNMKKAALNG; encoded by the coding sequence ATGGCAAATCCAAATGAAACAAGCATCGTCAATATTAGCAAAGAGGAAGAGATCACGGTTGAAAAAGCGGAGGACATCCGTGCGAAACTCCGCCAGGAGCCGGATGTGCAAGCTCTGGCCCGACAAATTGACGTGAAAAACCAAGTGGAGCTTTTAGAATTCGGTAAGGAGCCCGCTCTTGAAATATCCAAGTTCTCTGACCGCATTCTTTCCATGATGAGAACGAACAGTGTGACAGATTCAGGCGCGATGTTGACGCAGCTCGGAAAAATCATGGACCGCTTTGACAAGAATGACTTTGAAGAACAAAAAGGCTTGCTCTCTAAATTATTTAAGCGCGGCAACAGCATGATCGAGAAAATATTTAAAAAATATCAAACGCTCGGCGGTGAAATCGAAAAAATCAATGTCGAAATTTCAAAATATAAAGATGAAATGACAAAATCGACCGTGACGCTTGATGAAATGTATGAAAGCAACCTTAAATACTATGTGGAGCTGGAAAAATACGTCGTAGCCGGCCAGATGAAAATAGAAGAATTGCAGCGGCTCATCCCCGAATATGAAGCGAAAGCGGCCAGCGGAAACCAGATGGCGCAGATGGAGCTTGATACGCTTCGAAACGGCATTCAAGCGCTGGAAGAACGGGTGTATGATCTCGATATGGCGCGGATGGTCGCAATTCAAACGGCGCCGCAAATCCGCCTGCTCCAGCGCGGCAACACAAAGCTGATCGGAAAAATCAACTCGGCATTCATCATTACGATTCCGATTTTCAAAAACGGCATCATCCAGGCCGTTACCGCCAAGCGCCAAAAACTTGTCGCCGATTCAATGAGCGAACTCGACCGCCGCACCAACGAAATGCTGAAGCGCAACGCGGAAAATATTTCAAGCCAGTCCGTCGAAATCGCCAGAATGTCCGGAAGACCGAGCATCGATATTGAAACGATCGAACAATCTTGGAATACGATTGTCAAAGGCATGCAGGAGACGAAGCAGATTGAAGATGAGAACAAACGCCTGCGCGAAGAAGGGGCAAAACGCATATTGGAACTTCAGGACAATATGAAAAAAGCCGCTTTAAACGGTTAA
- a CDS encoding cytochrome c biogenesis CcdA family protein yields the protein MAALWLAFGGGFLSFISPCCLPLYPSFISYITGISVGDLKNRHAKHIKQSVMIHAAAFLAGFSVIFYILGFSASSVGLLFLQYHNLIRMLGGIFFVVMGLFLLGVFRPAFMMKERRFSIRKGKIGLLNSMLVGMIFAAGWTPCIGPIFGTIAYANFQNPDFGSAFMMITAYSLGFAIPFLLMAFFIGNIRPLMKYSNMLMKIGGALMIVIGILLYTDNMIWINIWYSNLTNLF from the coding sequence ATGGCCGCTTTATGGCTGGCATTCGGCGGCGGTTTCCTGTCGTTTATTTCTCCTTGCTGCCTGCCTTTGTATCCATCATTTATTTCCTACATCACCGGGATTTCGGTCGGCGATTTGAAAAACCGGCATGCAAAGCATATCAAACAATCGGTGATGATTCACGCAGCGGCTTTTTTGGCCGGTTTTTCTGTGATTTTTTACATATTGGGTTTCTCTGCCAGCTCGGTTGGTCTGCTGTTTTTGCAATACCATAACTTAATCCGCATGCTGGGCGGGATATTTTTCGTCGTCATGGGACTGTTCTTACTCGGCGTTTTCCGGCCGGCTTTTATGATGAAGGAGCGGCGCTTTTCGATTAGAAAGGGAAAAATAGGCCTGCTGAATTCAATGCTGGTCGGAATGATTTTTGCGGCGGGCTGGACGCCGTGCATCGGGCCTATATTCGGAACGATCGCATACGCAAATTTTCAGAACCCTGATTTTGGGAGCGCATTCATGATGATCACCGCATATTCTTTAGGCTTTGCCATTCCTTTTTTGCTCATGGCGTTTTTTATCGGAAACATCAGGCCGCTTATGAAATATTCGAATATGCTCATGAAGATCGGAGGCGCGCTGATGATCGTCATCGGCATCCTGCTTTATACGGACAACATGATATGGATTAACATCTGGTATTCGAATTTGACGAATCTCTTTTGA
- a CDS encoding CPBP family intramembrane glutamic endopeptidase: MEWKNPWNKKQLVCLFLIAFAAVPIFIEYLLKNALDLLLGEGMLSAMLMSIAMAAVFILSLYYIALKPDRLSWREIGISRFAPAYLIQIAGWTVFLIVMTFAVMEILIWFGAGYENTKTKTITADPSWLSIAMSFASACIVSPIYEELFYRGFLYRWFRAEFGVVWALVASSALFMIAHIPTYNTLAVNFGTGLVFAWTYEKTRSIIPAMIIHSLFNAILLFFTILLT; the protein is encoded by the coding sequence ATGGAATGGAAAAATCCTTGGAACAAAAAGCAGCTGGTCTGCTTGTTTTTGATCGCATTTGCAGCCGTGCCGATTTTCATTGAATATTTATTAAAGAATGCTTTGGATCTGCTTTTAGGCGAAGGCATGCTTTCAGCCATGTTGATGAGTATCGCAATGGCGGCCGTTTTTATTCTAAGCTTGTACTATATCGCCTTAAAGCCGGACCGTCTGTCTTGGCGGGAAATCGGAATCTCCCGGTTCGCCCCTGCATACTTGATTCAAATAGCGGGATGGACGGTTTTTTTAATCGTGATGACGTTTGCCGTTATGGAAATCCTGATTTGGTTCGGCGCAGGCTACGAAAATACAAAAACAAAAACGATCACTGCCGATCCTTCATGGTTGAGCATTGCAATGTCTTTCGCTTCTGCCTGCATCGTTTCTCCCATCTACGAAGAATTGTTTTACCGCGGTTTTCTTTACCGCTGGTTCCGCGCTGAATTCGGGGTTGTATGGGCACTTGTTGCAAGCAGCGCCCTCTTTATGATCGCTCATATCCCCACATACAACACCCTGGCCGTTAACTTTGGAACAGGGCTCGTGTTTGCCTGGACATACGAAAAAACACGATCGATTATACCTGCGATGATCATCCATAGTTTATTTAACGCGATTTTGCTGTTTTTCACAATCTTACTCACATAA
- a CDS encoding MerR family transcriptional regulator gives MVKEELTTGRVAKMMGISVRTLRYYDQIGLLKPGSTLPNGRRQYSKEDLLELEKIMILKSAQFSLEHIKTLMNQLDTISIIEMHKRRLNSEIEQLTKSLEHTNTLLNMYQIEGSLSWEDLLKLVRQPRHKPWKESFSEEEAEILAERLPKAESDDFITKQWLSIIKRIKLCLKQEVPPESEWGKQIAEDIICLSDHSFKGHEDLADRFWEVRKSEEPNGLYPLDSGIMEFAERAIESAFHDSGGSG, from the coding sequence ATGGTGAAAGAGGAACTGACAACCGGGCGGGTGGCGAAGATGATGGGGATATCCGTAAGGACGCTCCGCTACTACGATCAAATCGGTTTATTAAAACCGGGCTCTACACTGCCGAATGGGCGAAGGCAATATTCGAAGGAAGATTTGTTAGAGCTCGAAAAAATTATGATCTTGAAATCTGCTCAATTTTCATTGGAGCATATCAAGACGTTAATGAATCAATTGGATACAATTAGTATCATCGAAATGCATAAAAGGCGCCTTAATTCGGAGATCGAACAGCTGACGAAGAGCCTGGAGCATACAAATACTTTGCTGAACATGTATCAAATCGAAGGAAGCTTGAGCTGGGAAGACCTTCTCAAGCTCGTCAGACAGCCCCGGCATAAACCATGGAAGGAATCATTCTCTGAAGAGGAGGCTGAGATTTTAGCAGAAAGGCTTCCGAAGGCGGAGAGTGACGATTTCATCACAAAGCAATGGCTCTCTATCATCAAGCGGATTAAGCTGTGTTTAAAACAAGAGGTGCCGCCTGAATCTGAATGGGGAAAGCAAATTGCGGAGGATATCATATGCCTGTCTGATCATTCGTTTAAGGGACATGAGGATTTAGCCGATCGATTCTGGGAGGTTCGCAAGTCTGAGGAGCCAAACGGGCTTTATCCGCTTGACAGCGGGATTATGGAATTTGCGGAGAGAGCGATTGAATCTGCATTTCATGATTCAGGAGGATCAGGGTGA
- a CDS encoding nitrate/nitrite transporter yields MKLADLRKSGHAPSLLSSFLYFDVSFMIWVLLGALGVYVTADFDLSPSQVGLIVAIPTLAGSFFRIALGILTDRFGPKKTAVGGMLVTMIPLLWGWQFGSSVAELYIIGILLGVAGASFSASLPMASRWYPPHLQGLAMGIAGAGNSGTLLATLFGPRLAEQVGWNGVMGLALIPLTLVLFSYFLMAKEPPNQPAPKPLKDYFAVFKERDTWYFCLLYSVTFGGFVGLSNFLSYFFASQYAVPAVRAGEFVTLVVASGSCLRPVGGLIADKIGGVRLLQFLFIGVALCMFSVSMLPSLGVVTAALFIGMGCLGMGNGAIFQFVPQRFQQEIGMVTGIVGAAGGIGGFFLPNILGTLKQITGTYSSGFLTFTVIAFLALGLLLFAQAGWKKQWKAEEKSIRI; encoded by the coding sequence TTGAAATTGGCGGATTTGAGGAAGAGCGGACACGCGCCTTCCTTGTTGTCATCTTTTTTATATTTCGATGTCAGCTTTATGATTTGGGTGTTGCTGGGGGCGCTTGGTGTTTATGTTACGGCTGATTTTGATTTATCGCCTTCACAGGTCGGATTGATTGTCGCCATACCTACTTTGGCCGGATCGTTTTTCCGGATTGCGCTCGGCATTTTAACCGACCGTTTCGGACCGAAAAAGACGGCTGTTGGCGGAATGCTGGTGACGATGATTCCGTTGTTATGGGGATGGCAGTTCGGTTCATCGGTCGCCGAGCTGTATATCATCGGAATTTTACTCGGTGTGGCAGGCGCAAGCTTTTCCGCTTCCCTTCCTATGGCGAGCCGCTGGTATCCGCCGCACTTGCAAGGTCTTGCCATGGGGATCGCCGGGGCGGGAAACAGCGGAACACTGCTTGCTACGCTATTCGGCCCTCGCCTTGCGGAGCAAGTGGGCTGGAACGGCGTCATGGGACTGGCGCTGATTCCTTTAACCCTCGTGTTATTCAGCTATTTCCTTATGGCTAAAGAACCTCCGAATCAGCCGGCTCCTAAACCGCTCAAAGACTATTTTGCCGTTTTCAAAGAAAGGGACACTTGGTATTTTTGCCTTCTCTACAGCGTGACATTCGGGGGTTTTGTCGGCCTGTCCAACTTTTTAAGCTACTTTTTTGCATCCCAGTATGCCGTTCCGGCGGTAAGAGCCGGCGAATTTGTCACGCTTGTCGTTGCATCCGGAAGCTGCCTCCGCCCTGTCGGCGGATTGATTGCCGATAAAATCGGCGGCGTGCGTTTGCTTCAATTCCTCTTTATCGGAGTGGCTCTGTGCATGTTCTCGGTCAGTATGCTCCCGTCTCTAGGCGTTGTCACAGCCGCATTATTTATCGGCATGGGCTGCCTCGGAATGGGGAACGGCGCGATATTCCAGTTTGTACCGCAGCGATTTCAACAAGAGATCGGGATGGTGACGGGGATCGTCGGCGCTGCGGGGGGAATCGGCGGATTCTTCCTTCCGAATATCCTCGGAACGCTGAAGCAAATTACAGGTACGTATTCAAGCGGGTTCCTAACCTTTACCGTTATTGCATTTTTAGCGCTCGGTCTGCTTTTGTTTGCTCAGGCCGGATGGAAAAAACAGTGGAAAGCCGAGGAGAAATCAATCCGAATTTAA
- a CDS encoding L-lactate dehydrogenase codes for MRNQKVNRTVLIGAGFVGSSYAFTLINQGITDELVIIDLNKDKAMGDVMDLNHGKAFAPHPVKTWYGTYDDCKEADIVCVCAGANQKPGETRLDLVEKNLKIFKGIIGEVMASGFDGIFLVATNPVDILTYATWKFSGLPKERVIGSGTTLDTARFRYLLSEYFGVAAHNAHGYIIGEHGDTELPVWSHANIGGVPVSDLLKRNEKYKAEDLDELFDNVKNAAYHIIEKKGATYYGVAMSLARITKAIYRNEEAILTVSAHLDGEFGENDVYIGVPAVVGRCGAREIVELDLNEKEKQQFKHSAGVLKAILKPHFELQA; via the coding sequence ATGAGAAACCAAAAAGTCAATCGTACAGTTTTGATCGGTGCGGGTTTTGTTGGAAGCAGCTATGCATTTACGTTAATTAACCAAGGTATCACAGACGAACTTGTGATCATTGATTTAAATAAAGACAAAGCAATGGGCGATGTTATGGATCTCAACCACGGTAAAGCATTTGCTCCGCATCCTGTGAAAACATGGTACGGCACATATGATGACTGCAAAGAAGCTGATATTGTCTGCGTATGCGCCGGAGCGAACCAAAAGCCGGGTGAAACCCGCCTTGATCTAGTCGAAAAGAACTTGAAAATTTTTAAAGGAATCATCGGAGAAGTCATGGCCAGCGGTTTTGACGGCATCTTCCTCGTCGCTACAAACCCTGTCGACATCTTGACTTATGCGACTTGGAAATTCAGCGGCCTTCCAAAAGAACGCGTCATCGGAAGCGGCACAACGCTTGACACTGCCCGTTTCCGCTACTTGCTCAGCGAGTATTTCGGTGTCGCTGCCCACAATGCGCACGGCTATATCATTGGTGAACACGGAGATACGGAGCTGCCTGTCTGGAGCCATGCGAATATCGGCGGAGTTCCCGTCAGCGACTTGCTGAAAAGAAATGAGAAATACAAAGCGGAAGATCTAGATGAACTGTTTGACAATGTAAAAAACGCCGCTTACCACATTATTGAGAAAAAAGGCGCGACATACTACGGAGTTGCCATGAGCCTCGCACGTATTACGAAAGCGATTTATCGAAATGAAGAAGCAATTTTGACCGTGAGCGCTCATCTTGATGGTGAATTTGGAGAAAATGATGTTTATATCGGAGTTCCGGCGGTTGTCGGCCGATGCGGAGCGAGGGAAATTGTTGAGCTCGATCTGAACGAAAAGGAAAAACAACAATTCAAGCATAGCGCAGGTGTGTTAAAAGCAATTTTAAAACCGCATTTTGAACTGCAGGCGTAA
- a CDS encoding L-lactate permease, whose amino-acid sequence MWQQIYDPFGNLFISAFAAILPILFFLLALTVLKMKGIIASFLTLAVSFIVAVFFFHMPAAKAVSAVLLGIANGLWPIGYIVLMAVWLYKISVKTGKFKVIRASIAGISSDQRLQLLLIGFSFNAFLEGAAGFGVPIAISAVLLVELGFKPLKAASLCLIANAASGAFGAIGIPVITGAQMGGLTPVELSRTLALMLPVIAFFVPFLLVFILDGFKGIRETLPALLVLSGSYTAVQTLTMISLGPELADILAALISMGALALFLKKWQPRHIYRETGNEHVPAEKYRAADIMNAWSPFYILTAVIAVWSLPGFKGLFQEGGFLKQTTILFNMPFLHREVLKTPPISPEQAPLDAVMKLDFISATGTAILIAVIITIVMSRNISFRGGLSSLKETVKELWLPVLTICFVMGFANLANYAGLSSTIGLALAKAGDIFPFVSPVLGWIGVFITGSVVSNNALFGHLQAVTGAQIGTSSALLLAANTAGGVMAKLISPQSIAIATAAVKETGQESKLFSQTVKYSLVLLFIICIWTFALSKLGI is encoded by the coding sequence ATGTGGCAGCAGATATACGATCCGTTTGGAAATCTGTTTATCAGCGCTTTTGCCGCCATACTGCCGATTCTTTTCTTTCTTCTTGCACTGACCGTGTTGAAGATGAAAGGAATCATTGCGTCATTTTTGACGCTGGCGGTCAGCTTTATTGTAGCGGTGTTCTTCTTTCACATGCCGGCTGCGAAAGCTGTCTCCGCCGTTTTACTTGGAATTGCTAACGGCCTTTGGCCGATCGGATATATTGTCCTGATGGCTGTATGGCTTTACAAAATTTCTGTCAAAACCGGAAAGTTTAAAGTGATCAGAGCGAGCATTGCCGGAATTTCGTCCGACCAGCGGCTTCAGCTATTGCTGATCGGGTTCAGTTTTAACGCCTTTTTGGAAGGTGCGGCAGGCTTCGGTGTGCCGATTGCGATCAGCGCCGTTCTTCTTGTCGAGCTTGGTTTTAAACCTTTGAAAGCGGCATCCCTATGTTTAATAGCGAATGCGGCATCCGGAGCCTTTGGAGCCATCGGAATTCCGGTTATCACAGGAGCGCAGATGGGAGGCTTAACACCGGTTGAGCTTTCCAGAACGCTCGCTTTGATGCTGCCGGTCATCGCTTTCTTTGTCCCGTTCCTGCTCGTTTTCATATTGGACGGGTTTAAAGGAATAAGGGAAACGCTGCCGGCTCTTCTCGTATTAAGCGGAAGCTATACGGCGGTGCAGACTTTAACAATGATTAGTTTGGGGCCGGAGCTTGCCGACATTTTGGCCGCTTTAATCAGCATGGGAGCGCTGGCGCTGTTTTTGAAAAAGTGGCAGCCGCGCCACATATACAGGGAAACCGGGAATGAACATGTGCCCGCTGAAAAATATCGTGCAGCAGACATTATGAACGCTTGGTCACCGTTTTATATTTTGACCGCCGTCATTGCGGTGTGGAGCCTGCCCGGTTTTAAGGGGCTTTTTCAGGAAGGCGGATTCCTGAAGCAAACGACAATTTTATTCAACATGCCTTTTCTTCACCGGGAAGTGCTGAAAACGCCGCCGATATCTCCGGAACAGGCACCGCTTGATGCTGTGATGAAGCTTGACTTCATTTCAGCGACGGGTACGGCGATCCTGATCGCGGTGATCATCACGATTGTGATGAGCCGAAACATCAGTTTCCGCGGAGGACTTTCCAGTCTGAAAGAGACGGTCAAGGAACTGTGGCTTCCCGTTCTCACCATTTGCTTTGTGATGGGTTTTGCAAACTTGGCCAATTATGCCGGATTGAGTTCAACCATCGGACTGGCGCTCGCCAAAGCGGGGGATATCTTTCCGTTCGTCAGTCCCGTATTGGGCTGGATCGGTGTCTTTATCACAGGTTCAGTCGTCAGCAACAACGCATTATTCGGCCACCTGCAAGCAGTCACCGGAGCGCAAATCGGGACAAGTTCGGCTTTGCTGCTTGCCGCAAATACCGCGGGAGGCGTGATGGCCAAGCTGATCTCACCGCAGTCGATTGCGATTGCAACAGCCGCGGTTAAAGAGACAGGGCAGGAATCAAAGCTTTTCAGCCAAACCGTTAAATACAGCCTGGTTCTGCTTTTCATCATTTGCATTTGGACGTTTGCGCTATCAAAGCTTGGCATATAA
- a CDS encoding LysE family translocator, whose protein sequence is MNIFLSYVFLGLSLAAPVGPVNAAQIDRGMKGGFFHAWLFGLGAVTADVLYMALIYFGVAQFLTAPFLKTFLWLFGFFVLTYTGIESLVKAKEVSLMRGAGEKGSYRKSFLSGLVISLSNPLSIMFWLGIYGSILAKTVEAYESYQLLICSSGILIGLFLWDLAMSFLAGTFRTFLSPRMIQGTTWLAGISLIVFGCYFGYQGILELLQAGR, encoded by the coding sequence TTGAACATCTTCCTGAGCTATGTGTTTTTGGGTTTGTCATTGGCCGCACCAGTCGGACCTGTGAATGCCGCGCAGATCGACAGAGGCATGAAAGGCGGATTCTTTCATGCCTGGCTGTTTGGCCTTGGCGCTGTAACGGCGGATGTCCTATATATGGCTTTAATCTACTTTGGAGTTGCGCAATTTTTGACAGCGCCATTCTTAAAAACGTTTTTATGGCTGTTTGGTTTTTTTGTTTTGACCTATACGGGGATCGAGAGCCTGGTCAAGGCGAAGGAAGTATCGCTGATGAGAGGTGCGGGAGAGAAAGGGTCATACCGCAAATCTTTTTTGTCGGGGCTGGTAATCTCCCTTTCAAACCCGCTGAGCATCATGTTCTGGCTCGGCATTTACGGAAGCATTTTGGCGAAAACGGTAGAGGCGTACGAATCATACCAGCTGCTGATCTGCAGTTCAGGCATTTTAATCGGACTTTTTCTGTGGGACTTGGCCATGTCTTTTCTAGCCGGGACATTCAGAACATTTTTAAGCCCGCGGATGATCCAGGGAACGACTTGGCTCGCGGGCATCAGTCTGATCGTATTTGGATGCTACTTCGGCTATCAGGGAATTCTCGAACTGCTGCAGGCGGGGCGCTGA
- a CDS encoding amino acid permease, translated as MKRQAKKGDLKWWQLSMIGVGCTIGTGFFLGSSIAIKKSGFSVLAAFLLAALGTFLVFQQLAKLTADHPVEGSFCSYAREAFGNWAGFSNGWVYWSSEMLIIGSQLTAISLFTRHWFNEIPLWVFASIYAILGLIVIFTGRSSFEKTENILAVLKTAAILMFIIIAVLALCGLLPGKTPEVQFPDRVHELFPFGFMGLWTGLIYTFYAYGGIEVMGLMAIHLKDPKDSSKSGSLMLITLAVVYVVSIGLAMLLVPRGTFTEQNSPFITSLKDFHLDLIMDIFNGIFIIAGFSTLTASLFAVTTLMGTMAKNGDAPACFAKKEKAKVSWPALGLTVLVLAASIVLSLILPKQLYEHMTTAASLMLLYNWMFILLSSKKLTKPKMKGNVQIVTALVLILFAVSGTLFEKNSRPGFFVSLLFLAVIAAVTMLMKKKWADQEEKNGQT; from the coding sequence ATGAAACGACAAGCGAAAAAAGGAGATTTAAAATGGTGGCAGCTGTCCATGATCGGGGTCGGCTGCACAATTGGAACGGGGTTTTTCCTCGGCTCAAGCATCGCGATTAAGAAAAGCGGCTTTTCCGTATTAGCCGCCTTTCTTCTTGCTGCCCTTGGCACTTTTCTTGTTTTTCAGCAGCTGGCGAAATTAACGGCAGATCATCCTGTTGAAGGGTCTTTTTGTTCTTACGCCAGAGAGGCCTTCGGCAATTGGGCGGGGTTTAGCAATGGCTGGGTCTACTGGTCATCGGAAATGCTGATCATCGGGAGCCAGTTGACAGCGATTTCCCTGTTTACGCGCCATTGGTTTAACGAGATTCCGCTGTGGGTGTTCGCCTCTATTTATGCGATTCTCGGATTGATCGTCATTTTCACAGGGCGCAGCAGCTTTGAAAAAACGGAAAACATATTGGCCGTGTTGAAAACGGCGGCCATTTTAATGTTTATCATCATCGCTGTCTTGGCATTGTGCGGGCTGCTGCCTGGAAAAACGCCTGAAGTGCAGTTCCCTGACCGGGTTCACGAATTGTTTCCTTTCGGCTTTATGGGATTGTGGACGGGGTTGATTTATACATTTTACGCTTATGGAGGAATCGAAGTCATGGGTCTGATGGCGATTCACTTAAAAGACCCGAAGGATTCATCAAAGTCAGGCAGCCTGATGCTCATAACCCTTGCTGTGGTCTACGTCGTATCGATCGGGCTGGCCATGCTCCTTGTACCACGCGGAACATTCACCGAACAGAACAGCCCGTTTATTACGTCATTAAAAGACTTTCATCTCGATTTGATCATGGATATTTTCAACGGCATTTTTATTATTGCCGGTTTTTCAACGCTGACCGCTTCCCTGTTCGCCGTCACCACACTGATGGGAACAATGGCGAAAAACGGGGATGCACCGGCCTGCTTTGCCAAAAAAGAAAAGGCGAAAGTATCGTGGCCGGCACTCGGCCTGACAGTGCTCGTTCTCGCTGCTTCCATCGTCTTGTCGCTCATTTTGCCGAAGCAGCTTTATGAACACATGACGACGGCCGCCAGCTTGATGCTGCTCTATAACTGGATGTTTATCCTGCTTTCCAGCAAAAAGCTCACAAAACCGAAAATGAAAGGGAATGTCCAGATTGTCACAGCGCTCGTCCTGATTTTGTTCGCCGTTTCGGGTACGTTATTTGAAAAAAACAGCAGACCCGGTTTTTTTGTGAGCCTTCTCTTTCTTGCCGTTATTGCTGCTGTGACGATGCTCATGAAAAAAAAGTGGGCGGATCAGGAAGAGAAAAACGGGCAGACATGA
- the nadE gene encoding ammonia-dependent NAD(+) synthetase, with the protein MTLQEKIMQELNVKPSIEPKQEIEKRVGFLKSYLKKTGAKGFVLGISGGQDSTLAGRLAQLAVEELREEGIQAEFIAVRLPYGVQQDEDDAQLALKFIQPDKSFAFDIASTVGSFAAQYQSVTGEALADFHKGNVKARVRMITQYAIGGQNQLLVIGTDHAAEAVTGFFTKYGDGGADLLPLTGLTKRQGRSLLEELGAPERLYTKSPTADLLDEKPQQSDETELGLTYDNIDDYLEGKAVSSEVAEAIEKRYKASEHKRQVPASMFDDWWK; encoded by the coding sequence ATGACTTTACAAGAAAAAATCATGCAGGAACTGAATGTAAAGCCTTCTATCGAACCGAAACAGGAAATTGAAAAAAGGGTCGGTTTTTTAAAAAGCTATTTGAAAAAAACGGGTGCCAAAGGCTTTGTTTTAGGCATCAGCGGAGGACAGGACTCCACATTGGCGGGCAGGCTGGCCCAGCTGGCTGTTGAAGAATTGAGGGAAGAAGGCATTCAGGCGGAATTTATTGCGGTCCGCTTGCCTTACGGTGTTCAGCAGGATGAAGATGACGCCCAGCTGGCGCTGAAATTTATCCAGCCGGACAAGTCTTTTGCTTTTGACATTGCTTCAACTGTAGGTTCATTTGCTGCTCAATATCAGTCAGTCACGGGAGAGGCGCTTGCCGATTTTCACAAAGGCAATGTAAAAGCGAGAGTCCGGATGATCACCCAATATGCGATCGGAGGTCAAAATCAGCTGCTGGTAATTGGGACAGATCATGCTGCAGAAGCTGTTACCGGATTTTTTACGAAATACGGAGACGGGGGCGCAGACCTTTTGCCGCTTACAGGACTGACAAAGCGCCAGGGCAGAAGCCTGCTGGAAGAGCTGGGAGCGCCGGAGCGGCTTTATACGAAGTCCCCGACCGCCGATTTGCTTGATGAAAAACCTCAGCAATCCGATGAAACAGAGCTCGGCCTGACATATGATAACATCGACGACTACCTTGAAGGAAAAGCCGTCTCCAGCGAGGTGGCAGAGGCCATCGAAAAACGCTACAAGGCATCCGAGCACAAACGCCAAGTCCCTGCTTCAATGTTTGACGACTGGTGGAAATAA
- a CDS encoding shikimate kinase, which translates to MNAAIRDKNIVLIGFMGVGKTTIGQLVSKKLGRDFIDIDHEIEKDFQMTIPEMFQQKGEAFFRQTEKEYIFQMCEHTMGNIVSLGGGAFQQEEIRKKCLEHCFVIFLDLRWENWKQRMDLLIENRPVLHNRTIEEMKQLFNERKSIYAFHHLKVETDNRSAEETADYIVEMLKLGQS; encoded by the coding sequence ATGAATGCCGCAATAAGAGATAAGAATATTGTGCTGATCGGGTTTATGGGCGTCGGAAAAACAACCATCGGCCAGCTTGTGTCAAAGAAATTAGGCCGTGACTTTATCGATATCGACCACGAGATCGAAAAAGACTTTCAAATGACCATTCCGGAGATGTTTCAGCAAAAAGGGGAAGCGTTTTTCAGACAGACGGAAAAAGAATATATTTTTCAGATGTGCGAACATACAATGGGCAACATCGTATCCTTAGGGGGCGGCGCTTTTCAGCAGGAGGAAATCAGAAAGAAGTGCCTCGAACACTGCTTTGTCATCTTTCTTGATTTAAGATGGGAGAATTGGAAGCAGCGGATGGATCTCTTGATTGAAAACAGGCCGGTTCTTCATAACCGCACAATTGAAGAAATGAAACAGCTGTTCAATGAAAGAAAGAGCATTTATGCATTTCACCATTTAAAAGTGGAAACCGATAACCGGTCTGCCGAAGAAACGGCCGACTATATTGTGGAGATGCTAAAGCTTGGTCAATCTTAA